Proteins found in one Amphiprion ocellaris isolate individual 3 ecotype Okinawa chromosome 22, ASM2253959v1, whole genome shotgun sequence genomic segment:
- the hhatlb gene encoding hedgehog acyltransferase like, b translates to MGIKAALPKYEIFFYNTVLCLAMFWAASWIFEVSSSNVNRKTFKTSVKPGWYYFGRKMDTADFEWMMWFSTYRDHILFALSGHVLFAKICSMLAPQYRSLVYMMYGLLAVWTSMGWTYVTLILSHCILLYSISLVKIRWLCFITGLCTLATFKCEPFVSWQAGFVEGDFELRHVLFYGGCGFTIMRCMSFALENCERKDGNYSILELLKYNFYLPFFYFGPIMTFDKFYVQANRSDLTRKEREMWNISLQGGIHLGVIIVIDVLFHFMYILTIPADMKLLKHLSDWALVGLAYFNLVYDWVKAAVMFGVINTVSRLDHLDPPKPPKCITMLYVFAETHFDRGINDWLCKYVYDYLGGKHDNVVEELIATLCTFAVTILWLGPCQVVMIWAFFNCFGLNFELWTAKFFAMEPFTSFELAMSEAMSRRIRAVFNSFNFWSIVLYNILALNSLDFAKLVTKRLLLKGFPITTIIVMFVTYCLIQVIKERERRQALIDDPDPLPPPPPPNAAPHPAAPAAAPAAPQPVADPSKEKAE, encoded by the exons ATGGGCATCAAAGCTGCTCTTCCCAAGTATGAGATCTTTTTCTACAACACCGTGTTGTGTCTCGCCATGTTCTGGGCTGCCAGCTGGATCTTTGAGGTGTCCAGTT cCAATGTAAACAGAAAGACGTTCAAAACCAGCGTGAAGCCAGGATGGTACTACTTTGGAAGGAAAATG GACACGGCTGACTTTGAGTGGATGATGTGGTTTTCCACCTACAGAGACCACATCCTCTTCGCTCTCTCCGGTCATGTGCTGTTCGCCAAGATCTGCTCCATGCTCGCTCCACAG TACAGGTCCTTGGTGTACATGATGTATGGTCTGCTGGCTGTGTGGACCAGTATGGGCTGGACTTACGTCACCCTCATCTTATCCCACTGTATCCTGCTCTACAGTATCTCCTTAGTGAAAATCCGCTGGCTTTGCTTCATCACTGGCCTCTGCACACTCGCTACGTTCAAGTGTGAACCCTTTGTGTCCTGGCAG GCAGGTTTTGTTGAAGGAGACTTTGAGCTGCGTCATGTTCTCTTCTACGGAGGTTGTGGTTTCACAATCATGCGCTGTATGAGTTTTGCTCTTGAGAACTGTGAAAGGAAAGACGGGAACTACAGCATCCTGGAGCTGCTCAAGTACAACTTCTACCTCCCTTTCTTCTACTTTGGGCCCATCATGACCTTCGATAAATTTTATGTTCAA GCCAACAGGTCTGACCTGACCAGGAAAGAGCGGGAGATGTGGAACATCAGCCTACAGGGAGGAATCCACTTGGGAGTCATCATTGTCATAGACGTCCTCTTTCACTTCATGTACATCCTCACCATACCTGCCGACATGAAGCTGCTGAAGCACCTCTCAGACTGGGCTCTAG TGGGCCTGGCTTACTTTAACTTGGTGTATGACTGGGTCAAAGCGGCTGTCATGTTCGGAGTCATCAACACAGTGTCCAGACTGGATCACCTGGATCCGCCCAAACCACCGAAATGCATCACGATGCTCTACGTGTTTGCTGAAAC gcATTTTGACAGAGGGATCAACGATTGGCTGTGCAA GTATGTATATGATTATCTGGGTGGAAAGCATGACAACGTGGTGGAGGAGCTGATCGCCACACTGTGCACCTTCGCTGTCACCATCCTGTGGCTGGGACCCTGTCAGGTGGTCATGATCTGGGCTTTCTTTAACTGTTTTGGCCTCAACTTTGAGCTGTGGACGGCCAAATTCTTCGCCATGGAGCCGTTTACCTCTTTTGAG ttggCAATGTCGGAAGCAATGTCCCGTCGCATCCGAGCCGTCTTCAACAGTTTCAACTTCTGGAGCATTGTGCTGTACAACATTCTGGCCCTGAACAGTTTGGACTTCGCCAAGTTGGTCACCAAACGGCTGCTTCTTAAAg GCTTCCCTATAACCACCATCATCGTCATGTTTGTGACCTACTGTCTGATTCAAGTGATCAAGGAGCGAGAGAGGAGACAGGCTCTCATTGATGATCCTGATCCActcccgcctcctcctcctccgaaCGCTGCCCCCCACCCCGCCGCCCCTGCAGCTGCACCCGCTGCCCCACAGCCAGTCGCAGATCCGAGCAAGGAGAAAGCAGAGTAG